The DNA segment ACGGCCGAACTCCTCATAGGCCATGAAATCCTGGCCATAGACCGAGAGTGGGCATTTCAGCCGTTCGGCAATGGAGATCAGGACGTCGCGCGCGGTATCTTCTTCCTGGTGACCGATGACCACCGGGCAGCCGCGCTTCATGATCCCGGCCTTTTCGGCGGCAATCAGCTCGACGCGATCGCCAAGATAGGCCTGGTGATCGAGCGAGATCGGCATGATGACCGAAACGGCAGGGTTCTTGATGGCATTGGTGGCATCGAAGCGTCCGCCAAGACCAACTTCAATGATGACGGCATCGGCGGGATGCTCGGCAAACAGCACGAAAGTGACGGCCGTCAGGATTTCAAAGACCGTGATCATCTGCCCGGCATTGGCTTCGCCCACGCGGCGCACAGCGTCCGCCAGAACGGCATCGCTAACCAGCGCGCCGCGCCCGCCCTTTTGACCGATGCGGTAACGTTCGTGCCAATTGACCAGATGCGGCGACGTATGGACGTGAACGCTGAGACCGGCAGCCTCCAGGATGGCGCGGGAAAAGGCGGTCACCGAGCCCTTGCCGTTGGTGCCCGCCACATGAATGACAGGCGGCAGCCTATCCTGCGGATTGCCGAGGACATCGAGAAGCCGGGTGATCCGGTCAAGCGAGAGGTCGAAGCCCTTCGGGTGAAGCGCCAGCAGCTTGTCGATTTCCTGCCCGGCCTCGGACACGTGAACCTGCGTCATCACCGCTCCTCCAACTGCCGCTGGAGCTCCGGGCGCTCATGCAAGCGCGCTCAAGACGCGCCAACGGACGTGATTTCATTGCGAACGGGCGACCGGACGGTTCCGGCCACCCCTCATCTTTTTGACGTTCAGGCGCTGGCAGCCATCGGAACAGCGGCGATGGCCGTCGAACCATTCAGCTTGGCGGCATCGACCGGCTTCTTCATCAGGATCTTCAGGACGCGGGCCAGCGTATCGGGAATATCATGACGCTTGATAACCATGTCGATCATGCCGTGTTCCATCAGGTATTCCGAGGTCTGGAACCCTTCCGGCAGCTTCTCGCGAATGGTCTGCTCGATGACGCGCTTGCCGGCAAAGCAGATTTCCGCGCCAGGTTCAGCCAGATGCAGGTCGCCGAGCATGGCATAGGACGCAGTGACGCCTCCGGTTGTCGGGTTTGTCAGCACGACGATATAGGGAAGGCCGGCCTCTTTCAGCATCTGAACCGCAACCGTGGTGCGCGGCAGCTGCATCAGCGACAGGATGCCTTCCTGCATGCGTGCGCCGCCTGACGCGGGGAAGATCACCAGCGGGCATTTTTCAGCAATCGCTTTTTCAAACGCCTTGATGATGCCCTCTCCGGCAGCGATGCCAAGCGAGCCGCCCATGAAGTTGAATTCATGCACGACACCGACCAGCTTGACGCCACGGCAACGGCCGACACCGGCAACGATCGTGTCTTCGAGATCGGTCTTGATGCGGCTGTCGCGCAGGCGATCGACATATTTTTTCGAATCGCGGAATTTCAACGGGTCCTGCGCCACCTTCGGCTGCGGCAGGGCCTCGTAGACGCCATCATCGAACAGGTCCTTCAACCGCGCCTTGGCCGGCATCTTCATGTGGAAGCCGGAGGCGGGGATGACCCATTTGTTTTCCTCGAGATCGCGGTGAAACACCATCTCGCCGGTTTCCGGGCATTTGATCCAGAGATTTTCCGGAACCTCGCGGCGGCCCAGCATCGAATTGATCTTCGGCCGAACGTAATTTGTGATCCAGTTCAAATCCAAACTCCTGAAGTGTCAAAACCGGTCGTGCCCCACAATGTGGGCATTTATTCGGCCGCGGCAAGCTTTGCGGAACGAACGCCGGCTGCAAGGCCACGAACCAGCGTTTCCACGCCCGGTACCGTCGCCCCTGTTGATTTTCCGTCCTCTGTCAGGCTGGACGCCACCTGGTTGACGATGGCCGTGCCGACGACGACACCATCCGCCGATGCGCCGATGGCGCGGGCATGTTCTGCCGTCTTGACCCCGAAGCCGACGCAGACCGGAAGTTTCGTATGGCCCTTGATCCGCTGCACGGCGCCGCCAATGAGCGCGGGATCGGGCAGAGCCGAGCCGGTAATACCGTTCATCGACACATAATAGACGAAACCGGAGGTGTTTTCGAGAACCTTCGGCAAACGCTTGTCGTCTGTGGTCGGCGTCGCCAGGCGAATGAAGTTGATATCCTTCTTCAACGCCGGAATGCACAGCTCGTCATCCATTTCCGGCGGCAGATCGACGACGATCAGGCCATCGATACCGGCTGCCAGGGCATCGTCGAGGAATTGCTCGACGCCATGGATATAGATCGGGTTATAGTAACCCATCAGGACGATCGGCGTGTCCTGGTCGTCCTCGCGGAAGCGGCGGGCGATTTCGAGCGTCTTGATCAGAGTCTGGCCTCCTTTCAGCGCACGCTGTCCGGCAAGCTGGATTGCCAGGCCATCGGCCATCGGATCGGAAAAGGGCATTCCCAGCTCGATAATATCGGACCCTGCCGATGGCAGCGCCTTCATGATCGCCAGCGAGGTTTCGAAATCCGGATCGCCTGCCATGAAATAGGTGACCAGTGCCGGCCGGCCTTCAGTGGCCAGATCGGCAAATCGTTTGTCCATGCGTGCAGTCATGCTGTTACAGCCCCATTCCAAGCAGTTTGCCGACGGTGAAGATATCCTTGTCGCCACGGCCCGACAGGTTCATCAGGATGATTTCATCCTTGCCCATCGTCGGCGCCCGCTTGATCACCTCGGCGATCGCATGGCTCGGCTCCAGCGCCGGAATGATGCCCTCCAGGCGCGTCAAAAGCTGGAAGGCCTCCAGCGCCTCATGGTCCATGATCGGCACGTAATCGACACGGCCGATATCGGCGAGCCAGGAATGTTCGGGGCCGATACCGGGATAATCGAGACCGGCCGAAATCGAGTGGCCCTCCTTGATCTGGCCGTCGCCGTCCTGGAGCAGATAGGTCCGGTTTCCATGCAGAACGCCTGGCGAGCCCGCTGTTATCGACGCGCAATGTTCGTCGCCTTCCAGCCCCTTGCCGCCAGCTTCAACGCCGACGATCTTGACGGTGTCGTCGTCCAGGAACGGGTGGAAGATGCCGATCGCATTCGATCCGCCACCGACGGCGGCAATGACCAGGTCCGGCAAGCGGCCTTCGGCCTCCAGCATCTGCTGCTTGGCTTCGATGCCGATCACCGACTGGAAGTCGCGGACCATTTCAGGATAGGGATGCGGACCGGCAGCGGTGCCGATCAGGTAATAGGTGTCATCGACATTGGTGACCCAGTCGCGCAGGGCCTCGTTCATCGCGTCCTTCAGCGTGCCGGACCCGGCGGTGACCGGCTTGACCTCGGCACCGAGCAGCTTCATGCGGAACACGTTCGGCGCCTGACGCTCGACATCGGTTGCGCCCATATAGACGACGCAGGGAAGACCGAAGCGGGCGGCAACGGTGGCGGAGGCCACGCCATGCTGGCCGGCACCGGTTTCGGCGATGATGCGGGTCTTGCCCATGCGCTTGGCGAGCAGGATCTGGCCGATGCAATTGTTGATCTTGTGTGAGCCGGTATGGTTCAGCTCTTCGCGCTTGAAATAGATCTTAGCGCCGCCCAGATGCTCGGTCAGGCGCTCGGCGAAATAAAGCGGGCTCGGGCGGCCGATATAATGGGCGCCGAGATGCTTCAGTTCCGCCTGGAATTCCGGATCGGTCTTGGCCTTATCCCACTCCGCCTGCAGGTCGAGGATCAGCGGCATCAGGGTTTCGGCGACGAAACGGCCGCCGAAAATGCCGAAGCGGCCATCCTCATCAGGTCCGGTCTTGAACGAATTCAGGTTTGGTGTCTCGTTCACTTGCTTCTCCCTGCCAATGCTTTGGCTCCGGCCGCGTCCGCGCGGGCGACGGCATCGAAAAACTCTTCCATGCGGCCCAGATCCTTGATCCCCGGCGCGCTTTCGACGCCGGAGGACGTGTCGATCGCCTTGGCGCCCGTCAGCGCCAGGGCTTCACCGATATTCTGCGCATTCAAACCACCGGAAAGCATGTAATCCACGCTTTCGTCAAGCGTATCCAGGAGCGTCCAGTCGAAAGAAACGCCATTGCCACCCGGCAGATCCGAGCCTTTTGGCGGCTTGGCATCAAACAGGAAGCGGTCGGCTATTCCTATATAGGGTTCGATCCGCCTGAGATCATCAGCATCGCGAACGGACAATGCCTTAATGACGGGCAATCCGTAGACGGCCTTGACGTTCAAGACCCGCTCGGGGCTCTCGTTCCCATGAAGCTGGAGAATATCCGGGGACAGTGCCGAGACTATCTCATCGAGATCATCATTGTCGGCATCGACGGTAACGGCGACGATCTTGGCCTTGCCGCGAATGCGCTCCGCCAACCGGCCCGCATCGTCGGGCTCGATATTGCGGGGGCTCTTGGGAAAGAAGATGAAACCCGTATAGCCAGCCCCCAGCGCCACGGCCCGATCCACCGCCTCGGCAGTCTTCAGCCCGCAAATTTTAACTTCCGTTTTCATGCACAGCGCACTGACATGAAATGGGGCCGGAGTCGAGCTTAAAACCGACATATCAGGGCTTGCAGGACACTCCGATGACAAGGTAATGTTAAAACGATATCATATATCGATATATGTATGGGACGACGCGTTGAGAACCTTGATCGACATAACCGAGCTTCAAGTTCAAGCACTGGAAGATATTGCCAGGACAGAAAAATTGTCGCGCGCGGCAGTGATACGTGCTGCCATCGATGATTACGTCGAACGCAGGCGGCGCGTCGATATTCAAGATGCTTTCGGGCTCTGGGGCGAAAGCGGAATGGACGGTCTGTCTTATCAAGAGAAAGTGCGCAGCGAATGGTGAAGGCGCTGTTCGATACCAACATCCTGATTGATTATCTCAATGGTATCTCTCAGGCACGCACCGAGTTTGATTTTTATGAGGAAAAGGTCATCAGCATCATTTCATGGATGGAGGTGATGGCCGGTGCGGGCGAAGAGGCTGAGGCGGGAACGCGTGCCTTTCTCAACGGCTTTACCCTGGTCGGGCTGACTGCACCAATTGCCGATCTCGCCGTGACGCTTCGCCGCAAGCGGCGCATCAAGCTTCCGGATGCGATAATAGAGGCCTCGGCACAGGCAAACGGCCTGTTGCTCGTCACCAGAAATATCAAGGATTTTGCAGCCGATTCGCCGTTCGTGCGCGTGCCCTATGCGTTATAGACCCGTTGCAAGGCTCCTAAGGCTTCCTATATCCCAAGCAGACATAACGGAGAGTACCATGCGCCTTCTGCTCGCCATCATCCTGCCCTGGCTTCAGTTTTTTACCATCGGCCGGCCCATTGCGGGTATTATCTGCCTTATTCTGCAGGTGACTCTGGTCGGCTGGATTCCGGCTGCGATCTGGTCGGTCTATGCGCTCAGCCAATACAAAACCGACGAGAAGATCAGGAATGCGCTGGGCAATCAGTACCGGCGTTGAGGCGCTTAACGTCGATGAGCCTTAAGCCCAGGGGCTCAATCGAAGTCGATTGCGTGCAGCATGGTGCCATTGCGCTTGAGCCAGCGCTTGGCATCGTCCATTGCAGGGCAAAGCTCTTCGCACAGGTCCCAGAAATCCGGCCCGTGGTTCATTTCGCGCAAATGCGAAACCTCATGGGCGGCAAGATAATCGATCACCTTTGGCGGCGCCATGACGATGCGCCAGGAAAAGCTCAAGGCGCCATCGGCAGCGCAGGACCCCCAGCGGCTTCGCGTATCCTTGAAACTCAGCGACTTCACCTTGCGGCCAACCATGCGCGCATAGATCGATACCAGGTGTTCCAGGTCCTTGCGCGCTTCCTTCTTCAGGAAATCCGCAATCCGTCGGCGCAGATGCTCCTCGGCACCGCTGACCCGCAAGACCGGTTCGTCATCGACAACAACCGCTTCAGTCAGGCCGCGTAGCTTGCCCGTGCGTTCGATCCGGTGCGCGACACCGCGCAGAAGAATCGTGCCGCCCTCCTCCAACACGCTCTCGCCGGAAAACCGGGCTAGCTTGGTCATCAGCCATCCCTGATGACGATCGAGAAAGGCGTTGATCTCGCGTTCGGGCAATCCGGCCGGAATTGTCATCTTCAAGGCACGGCCACCGGGCTCGATGCGGAGCGTCATCCGCGTTGCCCGCGCATTCTGGCGAATGGTCAGCGGCATGACCTTTCCGGCAACGTCGATCGTCCGCTTCACCGGAGGCGGCGGAGATTTGGGCTGACGCGGCTTTCGAAGCAGGGAGAACATGACTGTCTTGATAACCGATTCGTTTGACGGGCGCATGATCCCGATCAGATGAGACAACATCAAAAAGAAAAACCGGCACCTTTTGGGATGCCGGTTTTGGATGTGTTGCCGATGGCAAGATCAGTTGGCCGGGAAGCCCGGGACCGAGCCGGAACCGCCGGAATTGCGATCGCGCATGAAGCGGTCGAAATCTTCCTGGTCCTTGGCGCGGCGAAGTTCGCGGACATATTCGTCGAAATGTTCACGCATCTCGTCGAGCTTGCGGCGTTCTTCGTCGAGGCGGGACAGTTCGGCATCACGCCAGTCGTCGAAGGCAACATTGCCGGTGCCGAAGTTTGGGCGGCCATAACGCTGGCCCTTGCGCTTGAAGGACGAGAAGAAACCGTCAACGGTGCTGTTGGCGTCCTTCTTGAAGCTCTTCAGCCGTTCGCCGAAAATAATATAGGCAAGCATGGCGAGCCCAAGCGGCCAGAAAATCACGAAACCGAGCACCATCATGGCAATGGTCGCTGGCGTCCAGTCCGGACGGATCAATGCAGATTGGTTCATGTTCAGAAGTCCTCGCTAAAAGTGGGCCTCTCCTTCGGGCCCGCTTATTACGAGATGGGAAGACGCCTGCCGGTCTGCAAGACAATTGTCCGCAAAATCCGGCAAGCGTCTGATATCGATCGATGAAATCGATATGTTTTCCGGTCAGCCCGTCTTGCCGCCCTTGATCACCTGGCGCACCGGCTTGGCGTTGCGGGCATGTTCGCGGTGGAAAGCGGCGATGCGCGGCGCGATTTCGCGGCGGAAACGCGAGCCGTTGAAAACACCGTAATGGCCGACATCCGGCTGCATATAGTGCAGGCGCATGTTCTCCGGGATATTGGTGCAGATCGTCTGTGCGGCCTGCGTCTGGCCGACGCCGGAAATATCGTCGTTCTCGCCTTCCACCGTCAAGAGCGCCACCTTGCGGATCGCCGTCGTATCCACCCGCTGGCCGCGATGCATCATCTCGCCCTTCGGAAGAGCATGCTGCATGAAGACGATCTCGACGGTCTGCAGATAGAATTCCGCGGTCAAATCCATCACCGCCATATATTCATCATAGAAATCGCGGTGCTTTTCGGCGGCGTCGCCATCGTTCTTGACGAGATGCTCGAAGAAATCCTTGGTCGCCGTCAAATGGCGGTCAAGGTTCATCGACATGAAGCCTGAGAGCTGCAGGAAGCCCGGATAGACCGGGCGCATGAAGCCGGCTTGCGGAAAGGGCACCGGCATCACGACATTATCGCGGAACCAACTGAGCGGCTTTTCCTTGGCAAGCTGGTTGACCGCTGTTGGGTTGATGCGCGTGTCGATCGGGCCACCCATCAGCGTCATCGACGACGGCGACAGCGGATCGTCATTGGCTTCCATCAGCGCGACGGCGGCCAGAACCGGCACTGCCGGCTGACAGACGGCGATGACATGCGTGTCGGGGCCGAGGAAATGCAGCATCTGGATGACGTAATCAATGTAGTCATCGAGGTCGAACGTGCCTTCGGTCAAGGGAACCGTACGGGCATCGATCCAATCGGTGATGTAGATATCGGACTGCGGCAGCAGCGCTTCGACGGTGCCGCGCAACAGCGTTGCGTAGTGACCGGACATCGGGGCAACGATCAGCACTTTCGGATCGGAAGCCCTGCCCTTCGGAACAGCGCGTTCGAAATGAATGAGATTGCAAAAGGGCTGACGCCAGACGGTCCGTTCGCGCACCTTGACCGCGTCGCCGTCGATGACCGTTTCGGGCAGTCCGAATTCCGGCTTGCCGTAGCGGCGGGTCGTGCGCTCGAAAACTTCGAGGCCGGCAGCGGCGGCCCTGCCCATATAGGTGTGCGAAATCGGGTTCAGCGGATTGGCATAGGCAAGCCGCATGGCGTCTGCCGCCGCGCGCCAGGGCGCCATCATCGCGTGGTTGAGTTCGTAAAGCTGGTAGAACATCGGCAGCGTTCTCCTTGTTACCGTAAACGACAACGCCGCTCCATCGGGATGCAACTTTGCATTTTGTTTTTCGTGTCCGCAAGCAAGGCCGACACTAGCACCTTTTTTGTGCGACGCAATAAATATGCCGCAAAGCCTCTCTGACAAGGCCTGACAAGCCTGCCACAGAGGCCTTGATAGTCGGTAAAGGGTTTTGATGCCGCCGATGTTAAGCGGAAATCTTGACCACAGCCTTGATCAGCCCGGTCTTTTCAAGCGCCCAGCGCGGTAGGTCGGTGATCACCGCATCCAGCGTGGTGCGGTGCGTGATCAGCGACGAGACCGGCACATGGCCTGCGCGAATGGAGGCTGCCACATGCTCGAAATCCTGCCGCGTCGCATTGCGGCTGCCGACCAGCATCATTTCGCGCTTGTGGAATTCGGGATCGGAGAAGCGGATGTCGTCCTTCACGACGCTGACAAAGACCAGGCAGCCCCCATGCGCGACGAAGGAGAAGGATTTCTCCATCGAGCCGCCGAAGCCGGTTGCATCGAAGACCACGTCGAACCCGTCGCCGCCCGTAGCTGACTGCACAGCCTGAAGCGCGCCGTCTCCCGCCAATATTCCCTCCGCAAAACCAAGCCGTTCGGCCGCCATCTGCAAACGTTCGGCACTGGCGTCGAGCAGCGTTACCTGATGACCGGCAATGCGCGAGAACAGCGCCGTGCCAAGTCCGATCGGTCCGGCACCGATGACGAGCGCCCGTGAGCCGGCCGGCGCCAGCGAACGGCGCACCGCATGGGCGCCAATCGCCAGGAACTCCACCGTTGCCGCAGCCTCCAGCGACAGATCGCCGGCTGGATAGAGATTTTTCTCAGGCACGAGGATTTCCTCGCAAAGCGCGCCGTCCGTGTGCACGCCCAGAACCTTGATTGCCGTGCAGCAGTTCGGCTTGCCCTTCAGGCAGGCACCGCAGGTGCCGCAGGACAGATAGGGATTGACGATGACGGGCGTGCCCGGCGTCAGGGATACGCCTTCGCCGGGCTCGATCACCGTTGCCGAAATTTCGTGGCCCATGACGCGGGGATATTCGAGATAGGGATGCTTGCCCTCGAAGATATGATAGTCGGTGCCGCAGATACCGACATGGCTGACCGCAAGGCGCGCCCAGCCTTTTGGCGGCGAACCCGGCGCCGGTCTGTCGATCATATCCAGGCGCCCGGGCTCCGGGCAGATGGCCGCTTTCATGGCAGGCATTCCTTGCAGTCTCAGGTCACAGATGGATGGTAACGGCAAACGTTGGGATCGAACCGCCGCTTGCCGCAGGGATCAGCGCGAACCGCGGCGGCGCAGCTGGTCGAAATAGACGATGACGATGATCAGCACGCCGGTGATGATGCGCTGCACGAACGCATTGACGTTGAGCAGATTGGCGCCATTGTTGATGGTTGCGAGGATGAAGGCGCCGAGCAGCGGCCCATGCACCGACCCCACCGCGCCAAACAGGCTGGTGCCGCCGATCACCGATGAGGCGATCGCCTGCAACTCCCAGCCCTCGGCCTGCGTGGCGTTGCCGATGCCGATGCGCGAGGCGAGAAGCAGGCCGACAAAGGCAGCACAGGTGGAAGACAGGATATAGGCGAGATAGATCGTGCGATTGACATTGACGCCCGAAAGACGCGCGGCCTCGCTGTTGGAGCCGACGGCAAAGAGATAGCGGCCCCAGCGGCTGAGGTGCAGGAAGATATAGGCCGGGATCGCGACGACGATCACCATCCAGAACAGGCTGGGAATGCCGAGGAAATCGGCGCGCGAGAAATTGGTGAAGGACTCGTCGCTGATCGATATGGTCGAACCGTTGGTTACCAGAAGGCCGATGCCGCGCAGCGAGGTCAGCGTCGCCAGCGTGATGATGAAGGCGGGCAGGCCCATGCGGACGATACCGAAGGCATGGAAGGCGCCGATCGCGACACCGACCAGAAGCGTAATGCCCATGGCCGGCCAGAGCGGCACGCCGTGCTGAAGCAGCCAGGCAACCGTGACACTGGAGAAGCCGACCACGGCGCCGACGGACAGATCGATACCGGCAGTAATGATGACGAAGGTCTGCCCGACCGCAAGGATCGCCGTCATGGCGCCCTGCCGCAGCAGGTTGCTGATATTGTTGGAGGTCCAGAAACTCGTCGTGGAGAGGCCGAGAAGCAGCCAGAGGAACAGCAGGAGCCCGAGCAGCGTCAGGCCGAACAGGATGTTCATGCCCTTCTTCGGCACCGGGGCGGTTTCCGTTGTGGTCTCTACGCTCATGATTTTCCTCCACGCATTTTCTTATCCGGTCTTTTCATGATGCTAGACGCCGATCGCCTGGGTCAGCACTTCTTCATGCGACGCACTACGATAGGTGTGGCTGGCAACCAGTCTTCCCTGCCGGAACACATGCAGCCGGTCGGACAGCTCGTAGACCTCCGGCAGATAGGACGAAATCAGGATGATGCCTGCGCCCTGCTCCAGAAGCCGGGCAAAGAGCCGGTAGATCTCCGCCTTGGTGCCGACATCGACGCCGACGGTCGGCTCGTCGAAGATGAACAGCTTGGCGCCGTGACTCAGCCATTTGCCGATGACGATCTTCTGCTGGTTGCCGCCGGACATGGCCGAGGCCAGGACACGCCGCGTCGGTGTCTTGATCTTCAGGTCCTTGATCTGGCGGTCGGCATTCTCGATCTCACGCGCGCGATTGATGGTCAGGCCGCGCGACAGCCGGTCGAAAACCGGAAGATTGATATTGAGCCCGATCGGCAAGTTGAGGCAGAGACCTTGGTCGCGGCGGCTCTCGGGCGCGAGCGCGATGCCGAGATCCATGGCGTCGCGCTCATTGCGGATCTTCACTTTGCTGCCCTGCCAGTAGACTTCGCCGGCGCTGAGCGGCTGGCGTCCATAAAGCCCGAGTGCGAATTCGCTGCGCCCGG comes from the Pararhizobium qamdonense genome and includes:
- a CDS encoding bifunctional folylpolyglutamate synthase/dihydrofolate synthase encodes the protein MTQVHVSEAGQEIDKLLALHPKGFDLSLDRITRLLDVLGNPQDRLPPVIHVAGTNGKGSVTAFSRAILEAAGLSVHVHTSPHLVNWHERYRIGQKGGRGALVSDAVLADAVRRVGEANAGQMITVFEILTAVTFVLFAEHPADAVIIEVGLGGRFDATNAIKNPAVSVIMPISLDHQAYLGDRVELIAAEKAGIMKRGCPVVIGHQEEDTARDVLISIAERLKCPLSVYGQDFMAYEEFGRLVYQDEFGLADLPVPRLPGRHQYANAAAAIRAVKAAGFDISDAVIDKGLVTVEWPGRLQRLTEGNLARLAPVGSEIWVDGGHNPGAGQVIAETMANLEERDPRPLFMIIGMINTKDPVGYFQAFKGLAEQVFTVPIRGSDAGIDAVVLADDAASAGFEAGAMSTVAEALAAITAMFDDDPVAPRILIGGSLYLVGDVLSDNGTPPK
- the accD gene encoding acetyl-CoA carboxylase, carboxyltransferase subunit beta, translating into MNWITNYVRPKINSMLGRREVPENLWIKCPETGEMVFHRDLEENKWVIPASGFHMKMPAKARLKDLFDDGVYEALPQPKVAQDPLKFRDSKKYVDRLRDSRIKTDLEDTIVAGVGRCRGVKLVGVVHEFNFMGGSLGIAAGEGIIKAFEKAIAEKCPLVIFPASGGARMQEGILSLMQLPRTTVAVQMLKEAGLPYIVVLTNPTTGGVTASYAMLGDLHLAEPGAEICFAGKRVIEQTIREKLPEGFQTSEYLMEHGMIDMVIKRHDIPDTLARVLKILMKKPVDAAKLNGSTAIAAVPMAASA
- the trpA gene encoding tryptophan synthase subunit alpha; the protein is MTARMDKRFADLATEGRPALVTYFMAGDPDFETSLAIMKALPSAGSDIIELGMPFSDPMADGLAIQLAGQRALKGGQTLIKTLEIARRFREDDQDTPIVLMGYYNPIYIHGVEQFLDDALAAGIDGLIVVDLPPEMDDELCIPALKKDINFIRLATPTTDDKRLPKVLENTSGFVYYVSMNGITGSALPDPALIGGAVQRIKGHTKLPVCVGFGVKTAEHARAIGASADGVVVGTAIVNQVASSLTEDGKSTGATVPGVETLVRGLAAGVRSAKLAAAE
- the trpB gene encoding tryptophan synthase subunit beta → MNETPNLNSFKTGPDEDGRFGIFGGRFVAETLMPLILDLQAEWDKAKTDPEFQAELKHLGAHYIGRPSPLYFAERLTEHLGGAKIYFKREELNHTGSHKINNCIGQILLAKRMGKTRIIAETGAGQHGVASATVAARFGLPCVVYMGATDVERQAPNVFRMKLLGAEVKPVTAGSGTLKDAMNEALRDWVTNVDDTYYLIGTAAGPHPYPEMVRDFQSVIGIEAKQQMLEAEGRLPDLVIAAVGGGSNAIGIFHPFLDDDTVKIVGVEAGGKGLEGDEHCASITAGSPGVLHGNRTYLLQDGDGQIKEGHSISAGLDYPGIGPEHSWLADIGRVDYVPIMDHEALEAFQLLTRLEGIIPALEPSHAIAEVIKRAPTMGKDEIILMNLSGRGDKDIFTVGKLLGMGL
- a CDS encoding phosphoribosylanthranilate isomerase; the encoded protein is MKTEVKICGLKTAEAVDRAVALGAGYTGFIFFPKSPRNIEPDDAGRLAERIRGKAKIVAVTVDADNDDLDEIVSALSPDILQLHGNESPERVLNVKAVYGLPVIKALSVRDADDLRRIEPYIGIADRFLFDAKPPKGSDLPGGNGVSFDWTLLDTLDESVDYMLSGGLNAQNIGEALALTGAKAIDTSSGVESAPGIKDLGRMEEFFDAVARADAAGAKALAGRSK
- a CDS encoding ribbon-helix-helix protein, CopG family, with translation MRTLIDITELQVQALEDIARTEKLSRAAVIRAAIDDYVERRRRVDIQDAFGLWGESGMDGLSYQEKVRSEW
- a CDS encoding type II toxin-antitoxin system VapC family toxin is translated as MVKALFDTNILIDYLNGISQARTEFDFYEEKVISIISWMEVMAGAGEEAEAGTRAFLNGFTLVGLTAPIADLAVTLRRKRRIKLPDAIIEASAQANGLLLVTRNIKDFAADSPFVRVPYAL
- a CDS encoding YqaE/Pmp3 family membrane protein; this translates as MRLLLAIILPWLQFFTIGRPIAGIICLILQVTLVGWIPAAIWSVYALSQYKTDEKIRNALGNQYRR
- a CDS encoding M48 family metallopeptidase, producing MFSLLRKPRQPKSPPPPVKRTIDVAGKVMPLTIRQNARATRMTLRIEPGGRALKMTIPAGLPEREINAFLDRHQGWLMTKLARFSGESVLEEGGTILLRGVAHRIERTGKLRGLTEAVVVDDEPVLRVSGAEEHLRRRIADFLKKEARKDLEHLVSIYARMVGRKVKSLSFKDTRSRWGSCAADGALSFSWRIVMAPPKVIDYLAAHEVSHLREMNHGPDFWDLCEELCPAMDDAKRWLKRNGTMLHAIDFD
- a CDS encoding DUF2852 domain-containing protein, with the protein product MNQSALIRPDWTPATIAMMVLGFVIFWPLGLAMLAYIIFGERLKSFKKDANSTVDGFFSSFKRKGQRYGRPNFGTGNVAFDDWRDAELSRLDEERRKLDEMREHFDEYVRELRRAKDQEDFDRFMRDRNSGGSGSVPGFPAN
- the phaZ gene encoding polyhydroxyalkanoate depolymerase; this translates as MFYQLYELNHAMMAPWRAAADAMRLAYANPLNPISHTYMGRAAAAGLEVFERTTRRYGKPEFGLPETVIDGDAVKVRERTVWRQPFCNLIHFERAVPKGRASDPKVLIVAPMSGHYATLLRGTVEALLPQSDIYITDWIDARTVPLTEGTFDLDDYIDYVIQMLHFLGPDTHVIAVCQPAVPVLAAVALMEANDDPLSPSSMTLMGGPIDTRINPTAVNQLAKEKPLSWFRDNVVMPVPFPQAGFMRPVYPGFLQLSGFMSMNLDRHLTATKDFFEHLVKNDGDAAEKHRDFYDEYMAVMDLTAEFYLQTVEIVFMQHALPKGEMMHRGQRVDTTAIRKVALLTVEGENDDISGVGQTQAAQTICTNIPENMRLHYMQPDVGHYGVFNGSRFRREIAPRIAAFHREHARNAKPVRQVIKGGKTG
- a CDS encoding zinc-binding alcohol dehydrogenase family protein, which codes for MKAAICPEPGRLDMIDRPAPGSPPKGWARLAVSHVGICGTDYHIFEGKHPYLEYPRVMGHEISATVIEPGEGVSLTPGTPVIVNPYLSCGTCGACLKGKPNCCTAIKVLGVHTDGALCEEILVPEKNLYPAGDLSLEAAATVEFLAIGAHAVRRSLAPAGSRALVIGAGPIGLGTALFSRIAGHQVTLLDASAERLQMAAERLGFAEGILAGDGALQAVQSATGGDGFDVVFDATGFGGSMEKSFSFVAHGGCLVFVSVVKDDIRFSDPEFHKREMMLVGSRNATRQDFEHVAASIRAGHVPVSSLITHRTTLDAVITDLPRWALEKTGLIKAVVKISA
- a CDS encoding ABC transporter permease — encoded protein: MSVETTTETAPVPKKGMNILFGLTLLGLLLFLWLLLGLSTTSFWTSNNISNLLRQGAMTAILAVGQTFVIITAGIDLSVGAVVGFSSVTVAWLLQHGVPLWPAMGITLLVGVAIGAFHAFGIVRMGLPAFIITLATLTSLRGIGLLVTNGSTISISDESFTNFSRADFLGIPSLFWMVIVVAIPAYIFLHLSRWGRYLFAVGSNSEAARLSGVNVNRTIYLAYILSSTCAAFVGLLLASRIGIGNATQAEGWELQAIASSVIGGTSLFGAVGSVHGPLLGAFILATINNGANLLNVNAFVQRIITGVLIIVIVYFDQLRRRGSR